CGACCAGGGGGAAGCTGGTAACTCAGAATTGGTGGGGTCGGAGTAAATCGTAACGCGCTCGTCCACAATCTTGTCGCCCAATCGGGATTTGCCACCTGCTTTGCTGAAATATGACCGCCCTTCATCGGCCGAGCGGGCATCCAGGTTGAAGTAGATGTTTTCGAGCAAAACGGCAGCGGCTGTCGGTTCCAGAATAACCGTGTATTTGCCCGGTTCGATGGCCCGTGCTTCGGCAGAACCCTGTCCTTTCTGGATGGCTATTTTAGTGGCGGCTTCGGTATCTAGTTTATTGAAATCGCTATAACCCCGCGCTACGTAGCCAGAGCCTTTGCCATCTTCGGTACGAACGGTCAGCGAAAAATTGACATTCGTACTGGGGTAATAGGCAAACAGCCCCTTCGAGTTCATCATGGCTGAGTATCCATATTGATCCTGCAAAAAACCAGCGGCTACCAGCTTTTGGTCACGAGCCAGTTTCAGGCTTTTGGCTACTGCGTCGGCTCGCGTATCTGGGGTGATTTTAGCGGTTGAGTCGAAGAAACCGTTCGACTTGATGTATTGTTGCGGGCCCAGAACGCTCACATATTCAGGGTTTTCGGGCGCTAATCGGGCTAGTTCTTCCGACCGGCGAACTACTTTTTCGAGTGAAGCATCGTCGAATTCATCAATGGTCGCTACACCCACTTTTTTGCCAAAAGCGGATTGAACGGCCAAATTTTTATTAATTAGCGAGCCGCTGGTCGACACTTCGTTACGGGCATAGCGCAGGTTACCACGCTCTTCGCCCAGCAGATTGACCTCGCATTCATCTGCTTTGGAGTAACTTAAAACTTTAGTCAGCAGAGCTTTTGCCTCTGCTTCAGTTAAGATGATAGCCATGTTTTTAGGTAGGAGCGAGGAGTTAGGAGCGAGTAGTGAGAATGCTGACGCATACTTTTTTGGCTTGCGCCAGCATTCTCACTACTCGCTACTAACTCCTGTTTTTTAAATTTTCCGGGCTGTATTGATCACATTGACGCCATTGAAGCGGGCAGTTGAACTACCGTGCGAAACGGCGCTTGATTGGGGAGGCTGGCCTTTACCGTCGAAGAAGGAGCCGCCTAGCCGATAATCTTTCTCATCGCAAACTGCTACACAGGAGTTCCAGAATTCCTGCGTGTTCGACTGATAGGCAACGTCTTTCAGCATGCCCGCAATTTGCCCGTCTTTGATTTCGTAGAAGAGTTGTCCGCCAAACTGGAAGTTATAGCGCTGCTGATCAATGGAGAACGAACCATCGCCGATGATGTAAATGCCTTTTTTAACATCTTTGATCATCTCCTGAACCGATAAGGGGGTTTTGCCTGCCGCCAGCGATACGTTGGCCATTCGCTGGAATTGCACTGAACTCCAGCTATCCGCATAACAACAGCCCTGCGATTCTTTCTCACCAATGATATGTACCTGATCCCGAATGGCCTGGTAATTGACCAGCGTCCCATCTTTCACTAAGTCCCATTTTTTAGTTTGTACCCCTTCGTCGTCATAACCAACGGCTCCCAGCGAACCCACCTGTGTTTTATCGGCAAAGAAGTTGACTTGCTTGCTGCCGTAGTTGAAGTTCTTCGACTGCCACTTGTCGAGCGTTGCAAAGCTGGTTCCGGCGAAGTTGGCTTCGTAGCCCAGCACGCGGTCGAGTTCGAGGGGGTGACCGACGGACTCGTGGATAGTCAGCCATAGGTGCGAGGGGTCGAGTACCAGATCGTATTTACCCGCTTCGACTGATTTGGCGGTATGTTTGGCTTTGGCCTGTTTGGCAGCGGCAATGACATCTTCGAGCATGTCGTAGCCTTTGTTGTAGCGGGTGGTGATTCCCGAAACTTTATCGGCCGGATTGGCTTGAAGGTATTCGTACCCCATGCCGACAGGGGCGCTTAAGGCATTGCGAGTTTCAAATTTGCCCGTTTTGGCATCAATCGAAGTGACATCAAAAATAGGCCAGATGCGGTGTATGTCCTGGTCGGCATAGGTACCATCGGTGGAGGCAAAATACTTTTGCTCGTTTACCATAAACAACACCGAGTTCACAAAGTTGGCCCCGTTCTTCATAGCCGCGCTGTTGACCTCCATCAGCAAATCGACTTTTTCTTTGATGGGTACTTCAAACGCGTTCTTTTGAATGGGTACTTTCCAGGTTACCTCGCCATAGCCTTTCTGAGGAGCTAGCTGAACGGGCTGTTTCATCAGCTTGGCATTCGCTTTCGCAATGGCAACGGCTTTTTCGGCTGCTTTAGCCGTATCCTCCTCACTTTTGGCATCGACTATGGCGGCAAAGCCCCAGCAACCATCCGCAATGACCCGAACGCCTACTCCATACGATTCAGTGTTGACAATATTCTGAACTTTG
This window of the Spirosoma aerolatum genome carries:
- a CDS encoding TldD/PmbA family protein, with the translated sequence MAIILTEAEAKALLTKVLSYSKADECEVNLLGEERGNLRYARNEVSTSGSLINKNLAVQSAFGKKVGVATIDEFDDASLEKVVRRSEELARLAPENPEYVSVLGPQQYIKSNGFFDSTAKITPDTRADAVAKSLKLARDQKLVAAGFLQDQYGYSAMMNSKGLFAYYPSTNVNFSLTVRTEDGKGSGYVARGYSDFNKLDTEAATKIAIQKGQGSAEARAIEPGKYTVILEPTAAAVLLENIYFNLDARSADEGRSYFSKAGGKSRLGDKIVDERVTIYSDPTNSELPASPWSGDGRPQEKTMWIEKGVVKNLAYSRYWAQKTGKKAIPFPGNLIMMGGNASLEEMIKSTQRGILVTKLWYIRTVDPQTILLTGLTRDGTFYIENGKIKHPIKNFRFNESPIIMLNNLESLGKPERVVSTETDQNYLIPPMKIREFTFTSLSDAV
- a CDS encoding TldD/PmbA family protein, which translates into the protein MNRRDFNQLLGMGAAGILLPTLPAFSRPVSPEILLEPGLDVGTKKRLADAAMNAAKSKGASYTDVRIGRYLNQFVVTREDKVQNIVNTESYGVGVRVIADGCWGFAAIVDAKSEEDTAKAAEKAVAIAKANAKLMKQPVQLAPQKGYGEVTWKVPIQKNAFEVPIKEKVDLLMEVNSAAMKNGANFVNSVLFMVNEQKYFASTDGTYADQDIHRIWPIFDVTSIDAKTGKFETRNALSAPVGMGYEYLQANPADKVSGITTRYNKGYDMLEDVIAAAKQAKAKHTAKSVEAGKYDLVLDPSHLWLTIHESVGHPLELDRVLGYEANFAGTSFATLDKWQSKNFNYGSKQVNFFADKTQVGSLGAVGYDDEGVQTKKWDLVKDGTLVNYQAIRDQVHIIGEKESQGCCYADSWSSVQFQRMANVSLAAGKTPLSVQEMIKDVKKGIYIIGDGSFSIDQQRYNFQFGGQLFYEIKDGQIAGMLKDVAYQSNTQEFWNSCVAVCDEKDYRLGGSFFDGKGQPPQSSAVSHGSSTARFNGVNVINTARKI